The Gemmatimonadota bacterium genome includes a region encoding these proteins:
- a CDS encoding sugar phosphate isomerase/epimerase, giving the protein MKLGANSVLFGGYDMETAFKYLAMAGYDGIEMSAISGMSEHLVLSDWRSIAPDIRRLSDEYGLELLAMEQPSQDGEVMESAFQAAAETGIPIINCGPGGTSGDEDSLQATIDSLGGLADRAETYGVTLCVKAHVGASIYDTPTTLRAMEAISSPAFGIDMDPSHIHRADENPVDAIKAVLPRVRHVHIRDCKGRQAGPGAPEDQANGRGDIDLVGYIRALHEGGYDGPLNLEVIGAREYSLEQCCVIAAETRGHMQACLQACGAR; this is encoded by the coding sequence TGGCCATGGCCGGGTACGACGGCATAGAAATGTCTGCCATCAGCGGCATGAGCGAGCATCTCGTATTGTCGGACTGGCGGTCCATCGCGCCGGATATCCGGCGCCTGTCCGACGAATACGGCCTGGAACTGCTGGCCATGGAGCAGCCGTCCCAGGACGGGGAAGTCATGGAGTCCGCGTTTCAGGCCGCGGCCGAGACCGGCATACCGATCATCAACTGCGGCCCCGGCGGCACCTCCGGAGACGAGGATAGCCTCCAGGCGACCATCGATTCCCTGGGCGGGCTGGCGGACCGGGCGGAGACCTACGGGGTTACGCTCTGCGTCAAGGCCCACGTGGGTGCGAGTATCTACGACACGCCGACGACGCTGCGCGCCATGGAGGCCATATCGTCACCGGCTTTCGGGATCGACATGGATCCTTCCCACATCCACCGCGCCGATGAGAATCCAGTCGATGCCATCAAGGCCGTGCTGCCCCGCGTCCGCCACGTACACATCCGCGACTGCAAGGGCCGCCAGGCCGGTCCCGGCGCGCCGGAGGACCAGGCCAACGGGCGGGGGGATATCGACCTGGTCGGGTATATCCGCGCGCTGCACGAAGGCGGCTATGACGGACCGCTGAATCTCGAGGTCATCGGGGCCAGGGAGTATTCACTGGAGCAGTGTTGTGTCATCGCCGCCGAAACGCGGGGACACATGCAGGCGTGCCTGCAAGCG